The genomic window GCTTCTCGTCCTTTGACATCAGGATTATCAATTAATATATGTCGATCAAACCTTCCAGGTCTTAATAATGCCTTATCAAGTATATCTGGTCTGTTTGTTGAAGCCATTACTATTATACCTTCATTGGTTTCAAAACCATCCATCTCTACTAGCAATTGGTTTAGAGTTTGTTCTCTTTCATCGTGGCCACCGCCATAACCAGCTCCACGTTGACGTCCAACAGCATCTATTTCATCAATATATACTATACAAGGTGCATTTTTCTTTGCTTGTTCAAATAGATCTCTTACTCTTGATGCACCTACACCCACGAACATTTCCACAAAATCGGATCCACTTATCGAGAAAAATGGAACTCCAGCTTCGCCTGCCACAGCTTTTGCCATTAAGGTTTTACCTGTACCTGGCGAACCAAAAAGTAGCACGCCTTTAGGTATTTTAGCACCAATTTTTATGAATTTTTGAGGACTTTTTAGAAATTCAACTACCTCAGCCATTTCTTCTTTAGCCTCTTCAACTCCAGCTACATCGTCAAAGGTAATGTCTACATCCTCACCTGTAAGCATTTTTGCTTTGGTTTTTCCAAATTGCATTACTCGGTTGCCTCCACCCTGAGTTTGGTTCATGATGAATAGCAAGAATGCAATAAGGATTAGTATAGGAAACATGGTGGTTAACAGTGTCATCCACCATGGCGGAGGTGGTTCTTGCTCACTTTCAAAAGGCACCTTCTTATCATGGAGTTTTGCAACTAAAGCACTTTCTTTAGGAACAATTGCTTCAAAGTTGTCTCCATTTCTAAGAGTACCAGTTACTGTATATACCTGTTCTCCTATTAATAAATGTGCTTCTGAAATTTGACCCTGCTCTATGTTACTTACTAACTGAGGGTAATTCATTTCAGTTATTTCTTGCCTCGGTTCTGACGTCATTCTTATTGCAAATAATGCCAAAAGAACTATAAGGACATATATAGCAATGTTTTTAAGGGCTCTATCCAAGGTTTTTCCTCCCCTTTTAACTAATCAAAATTTCTGTCATATTGTAGCATAACCGCCTAACCTTTTCAATTTCTTAACATTATATTAGATAAATTATCTAAATTTATTCTATTTAATTATTGTTTCCATCACTTCCCTTTTTATAACTAAAATCCTTTTAGTATCTGCATCTACAATAGCATTTTCAGAAACTCTATAGCCTAAAACAGCATAAATTTCCTCATAAGAAGCTAGAATAGGTACACTATCTCTTTCGTAATAAGGAATTTTGTTATCAATAAAAAAGTCTTTTAATTTTTTGCTTCCTTTAAGTCCATGAGGCCTAAAGGTATCTCCAGGGTCACGAGACCTTATAAAAAGAGGTCTATTTATTTTATCATAATCAAGATACATATATATATTTGAATGATTTTTATATTTGTTAGCTTCAATTATATCAAAGGTATAGGTTTCACCTTTTTCCAATAACTCTACCTGTCCGGGTATTGGCACTTCATAGGAAAATTTATCCTTTATTAAATTTTCGTTTGTAAATACTAGTTTATCATAAGACTTATTAACCTTAACCCCTTTTTTTAAATTAATTGTCTTAGATGAGCCTTGCTTTTTACTTAATCCTAAAATGGAATCTACATCATTCATATCCCATCCATTTTCACCAGCAAGTTTTGTAAGTGCAAAGATAGCTAGGCGTCGTTTATAGGCAGGGTGAAACTCCTCGATTTTTTGGTTGTCGAGGATGATAAGGTTTTTTTCTTTTTTTAATAGTATTTTAGACCATAGGTTTTGGGTTTGTTTTTCTATAGCCTCGTTTTCTTCCTTAGCAATTTGAGAAAGCTGGTTTAAGTTTTCTACTATACGAGGATTGTATTCTTTTAAGTATGGAATTAGTTCGTTTCTTACTCTGTTTCTTAGGTGTTCAGTGTCATAGTTTGTTTGATCAATATTATAAGGTATTTTATTTTCTTTAAGATATTCTATAATTTGTGTTTTGGTTAGTGGTAAAAGTGGTCTAATTAAGTGGTTATTTTGAGGTAATATACCTCTTAAACCTTTTATACCACTACCTCTTAAAAAATGTAGTAGAACTGTTTCTGCTACATCATCATGGTGATGAGCAGTTGCAATAAGGTTGGCATTTAGCTCTTTTTTTAGTTGAGAAAAAAATTTGTAACGCATTATACGTCCTGCTTCTTCTAGGGACAGTTTTTGGTCTTTGGCAATTTGATCTATTTTATATGTGCGCGTATGAGTAGGAATGTTTCTTTGGGCACACTGATTAATGACAAATTGCTCTTCTTCATCAGCCTCAGCTCTCAGGCTATGATTTAGATGAGCAGCAGCCAAGGTAATTTGAAGTTTGTCTTTAAGTTTATGTAAGATGTCTAAAAGGGCCATCGAATCCGGCCCTCCAGACACAGCAATTATAACCAGGCTTTTTGGTTTGATTAGGTTATGCTGTTTTATGAACTTTTCTACTTTCAATAACATAGTAATCAACCTTAGTAAAATTAGTGAGTCAAAGGGGACGGTTCCTTTTGACTCAAGCTTTTTGAGTCAAAAGGAACCGTCCCCTTTGACTCATGACTCGCCTTCCGACTCAATCCCCCCTATTAATTAGGGAAGTTTAGATCGATATACATACATATTACACTCATATCATCATTAGGTATACCTCTTGCTTGAGCTAGTGCATGGTTTAGGATGGTTTCAGCTACTATTTGAGGGTCGTCCTCGTTTAGGTTTGATAATAGCTGCATTAACCACTCCTCTCCATCTTTTCCTCTTGCGTTTTCTAACACTCCATCACTAACCATTACCAACATATCCTTCGGGCATAATGATCTTTTTTGGCTTTTTACTTCAACATCGTCTAGTATTCCTGCCGGCAGGCTATTTGAAGTAACTACCCCCACTTTTTTTCCGCGCTTTATATACGAAGGGGCACATCCTATTTTTATAAAGTCAACTTCTGCAGTATATAAATCAATCATTGTCATATCTATTGTAGCAAAAGTTTCATTGGTAGATCTAAGTAATAAGGCTGAATTTATAGTTTTTAATGATATTTCTTTGTTAAAACCACTATTTAATAAGTTTTCTAATAAGCCTACCGCTGTTTTGCTTTCAGTAGAAGCAACCTCTCCTACTCCCATACCGTCACTTAATGCTATTAGCTCTTTACCTTCTTTGAGAGTAGCTATTGTAAAACTATCTCCGCACACTTTATCCTTAGCAACTTGGGCTGCTCCACTTATTACTTTATAGTTAAAGGATCTAGTCAATGTAAATTCACAGGAACCTTTCCCCATAAAGTGAGGACATCGTTTTTCACACACCTCCATTTTTTCTCCCATAATAGAAGATATTGATTGAGATATATTTAGTTCACAGTTATCACCTGTAGTACAAGAATCTGTGATTATATTTATATAAAGCTGGTCTCCATTTGTTCTTATAGGATTTAGTTCTTTTATGTTCAATCCATAGTTTTTTGTTTCTTTAAATAATTTTTCTCTTAGCTCAAAATCTAGTACAGTTTTTATATCTATTTCTTCGGCTAGGCCTTTTATTAAATGACTCACCCCTTTTAGTTGATTTGCCACTAAGCCTCTTGATTCTTCTAGTTTTTCTGTCCAATATTCATTCATACGTAAATTATCAAATAGGTAGTTTACTGTTGAAATTAAATCTCTACTATATAAACACCTCCTTTTAAATTCAATTGAACAATTTTCGTATTCGATCTGTCCATAGGTCTCAGCTATAGTAAATAGATCTAGTAGTTCCTGCGAAGTATTATAAGAGTCTTTGTCCCAACAATTATGATGTCTCGAGCATCCTTCGCAAAATCCTTGGGATAGTTCTTCAT from Candidatus Syntrophocurvum alkaliphilum includes these protein-coding regions:
- the tilS gene encoding tRNA lysidine(34) synthetase TilS, with protein sequence MALLDILHKLKDKLQITLAAAHLNHSLRAEADEEEQFVINQCAQRNIPTHTRTYKIDQIAKDQKLSLEEAGRIMRYKFFSQLKKELNANLIATAHHHDDVAETVLLHFLRGSGIKGLRGILPQNNHLIRPLLPLTKTQIIEYLKENKIPYNIDQTNYDTEHLRNRVRNELIPYLKEYNPRIVENLNQLSQIAKEENEAIEKQTQNLWSKILLKKEKNLIILDNQKIEEFHPAYKRRLAIFALTKLAGENGWDMNDVDSILGLSKKQGSSKTINLKKGVKVNKSYDKLVFTNENLIKDKFSYEVPIPGQVELLEKGETYTFDIIEANKYKNHSNIYMYLDYDKINRPLFIRSRDPGDTFRPHGLKGSKKLKDFFIDNKIPYYERDSVPILASYEEIYAVLGYRVSENAIVDADTKRILVIKREVMETIIK
- the spoIIE gene encoding stage II sporulation protein E, which translates into the protein MLDRLEIYPYQRVAEQPVRKPKSKKTISIDYIKKLMGGSKTLITANRREAIKDLVTVENIVLVIAAVIMARAFILGDLLPFIFAFVAAFGFVDNRKAILLAVAGTAGFATVLEGYALWSNIVALFALVGVLYYITIPDERKWWALPFMVSASIILVKTVLLLTQGLTFYNEMVVIFEALLAGILTFVLVVASDVVKARKPLVTFSFEEIAAFMILGIGIIMGLNDVYIGSLSLTGILCKFTILVAAFLWGSGGGTMVGVMAGVIPSVASSIFAHTLGMYAVAGLLAGLFKNFGRVGVIIGFMLGAMGISFFIQDINTAILGLWEAAIASIVFFLLPSSLKEKVPIQSLGPISNLKEKDFELIDGKIKEAAQNRIHHLAGVFDELSSTFTDEQTIKVKNNKELYLNYLYEELSQGFCEGCSRHHNCWDKDSYNTSQELLDLFTIAETYGQIEYENCSIEFKRRCLYSRDLISTVNYLFDNLRMNEYWTEKLEESRGLVANQLKGVSHLIKGLAEEIDIKTVLDFELREKLFKETKNYGLNIKELNPIRTNGDQLYINIITDSCTTGDNCELNISQSISSIMGEKMEVCEKRCPHFMGKGSCEFTLTRSFNYKVISGAAQVAKDKVCGDSFTIATLKEGKELIALSDGMGVGEVASTESKTAVGLLENLLNSGFNKEISLKTINSALLLRSTNETFATIDMTMIDLYTAEVDFIKIGCAPSYIKRGKKVGVVTSNSLPAGILDDVEVKSQKRSLCPKDMLVMVSDGVLENARGKDGEEWLMQLLSNLNEDDPQIVAETILNHALAQARGIPNDDMSVICMYIDLNFPN
- the ftsH gene encoding ATP-dependent zinc metalloprotease FtsH yields the protein MDRALKNIAIYVLIVLLALFAIRMTSEPRQEITEMNYPQLVSNIEQGQISEAHLLIGEQVYTVTGTLRNGDNFEAIVPKESALVAKLHDKKVPFESEQEPPPPWWMTLLTTMFPILILIAFLLFIMNQTQGGGNRVMQFGKTKAKMLTGEDVDITFDDVAGVEEAKEEMAEVVEFLKSPQKFIKIGAKIPKGVLLFGSPGTGKTLMAKAVAGEAGVPFFSISGSDFVEMFVGVGASRVRDLFEQAKKNAPCIVYIDEIDAVGRQRGAGYGGGHDEREQTLNQLLVEMDGFETNEGIIVMASTNRPDILDKALLRPGRFDRHILIDNPDVKGREAILKVHAREKPLADEVSLSIVAKRTPGFTGADLANMVNEAALLAARRGKPKIGQTELEESIERVIAGPEKKTRVISEKEKRLVAYHEAGHAIVSYFLPYSDKVHKISIIPRGRAGGYTLLLPEEDRNYITKSHLLDEICTLLGGRVAEALVLNDISTGAQNDLERTTGIVRKMITEYGMSDELGPLTFGQKSDEVFLGRDIAQNKNYSDAIAYAIDKEASNIVDNCYNKAEQILKDSMDKLHQVAEGLMELETVEADEFDAIMKGETDIKEIITKRQERQEAQEAEIKRYQEEEERRLKEEEEARQRELEEQRRKEEEEGNIEPNKKDNKD